The Imtechella halotolerans DNA window AAATTAAATGTTCTTATTCTGCCTTTAAAAGATGATAATCAAGCGGTATACAATGAAGAACGTATGCGCGTTAATGAAATTTTAAAAAGTGGAAAGTATCAAGACTTAATGCGCATAAATGATAAGCACATGAAAGGAGTCATTAAGTATTTGGGTACCGATGAAGAAATAGACGAATTGATTCTTTTCGGCAGTAGCGACGACAAAGGTTTTGCGTTGGTTCGTGTTTTGGGAAAAGATATGAAACCGGAAAACATGAGTACTCTTATTGAAGCTTTACAACGTTCCAATATAGATGAAGCATCCTTAGGAGGTCTTAAACAGTTTTTTTAATTAGCTGAATAGCTATATTATGTAAACTCTTCAACGTTGTTGAGGAGTTTTTTTTATGGTGAAAAGTGACCTATTATAAAAATGTGTGTCTTAATGCTTAGATGATTAAAGTATTCACATCCTATGTTGAAGGATGGTAATAAATATACATCATGTTTACACTAATAGGGAAGGGGTATTTAGAAAGGGCATGGAGGTTGTACCTCTTCCTATTTTATGAAATAGTTTATTATAGATGGAGGCATAGCCCTACTTTCTATTAAAGGGGAGACATTATTAGGTTGGTTTCAGTCTCCCCTTTTTTAATGATAAATATTTAAAGTGTAGTGAGGACCCTTACTGAGTTTAAGAGCTTACTTTGAGGTTAGACAAAAGGGATTCTCCTACACTTTATATGAGTCAGAATTATACATATCCAAGATGGTTGAAATTTAAAAAGCCCCGCTAGTATTATTTAGCGGGGCTTTTAGGTATTAAAAAGGTAAATTAAAAACAGTGTTAATTTTTCATTTTAACTACAATGAATTCCGTTCTACGGTTCAGTTGGTGAGCCTGTTCTTCACATGGATGGCTTCCATCACAACCGTTGGTAAGTCTTCGTTTACCAAATCCTTCTACAGACGTAATACGATCTTTCGAGATTCCTTTACTAATTAGGTACTCATAGGTAGAATTGGCACGATCAATAGATAATCTATCGTTATAACTTAAGCTACCTCTGGCATCCGTATGTGATTCTATTCGAATAACCATTTCAGGATAAATATTGTTCATTAGATTTACAATTTTGTCCAGTTCGGCAGCAGCATCAGGTCGGATATTGTGCTTATCAAAATCGAAGTAAATATTATCCAGTTCAGCGAGTTTAACCACATCTTCAACAGGGCTTAATACCAAATCAACGATAATTTCTTCAGTAGTTGGTTTCAAATTTCTAGAAGTGAAGTCCTTCGAATCTGAAACATATTTATCTTGACTTCCTACAATGTGATAGTCTGTATTGCGGTCAATATTAATTTCATAGTATCCTTTGTCATCCGTTACTACATATGCTATTTCTTTTCCGCTTTCCATTAGCTGAATTTTAGCATTAGGTATTGGTCGGTTATTAATCGCATCTGTAACGGTACCTTTAAGCATGAGTAGGGGAGTTCTTGTAAATGCATAAATATCGTCATCTCCCATTCCACCACTTCTGTTTGAAGAGATATATCCTGTGATACCGTCTTCATTAAGGAAAAAGGCAAAATCATCTTTACTGCTGTTTGCCGGAACACCAATATTTACCACATCCATAAAGTTCCCTTCTTTATCTTTAATGGAGGCAAAAACGTCTAACATACCTAGACCCACATGTCCATCTGAAGAGAAAAACATATTGTCTTCATTGTTTACGAAAGGAAATACCTCATTTCCAGGAGTGTTAATTACATCTCCTAAATTCTGCGGAGTACCAACTGATCCATCCTTATTCACATCTACTACGTAAATGTCGTAACCTCCTTTACCGCCCGGCATATCTGAGGCAAAGTATAACTTTTTGCCATCTCTGCTTAAGCTAGGATGAGCGGTAGAGTATAGGTCACTATTGAATGGAAGTTCTGTTATGTTTTTCCATTGGTCATTTACCAATGAAGCTCTATATATTTTAAGATTAACTATTCCTTCTTCATCTTTACCCTTTCCATCTAGATAGTTATTACGAACAAAGTACATGGTATTACCATCTCTTGAAATCGTCACAGGGCCATCGTGATATTGTGTGTTAACATCTCCCTTTAGTTTCGATTTATGATCAACATTAGTAGCTTCTTTACTTGTTTGATACACATCTAGAAAAGGTTGCATGTTCCATGAATATAGTCTCTTAGTGGACACCCCTTCATCACGTGATGAAACGAAATATATTTCATCGTTGTGTTCTATGGCGCCAAAGTCGCTGTATTTGGTATTGAAACCTACAGATTTAATCTTGTACTGTTGTTTGGCATTGAAAACTTGTGTAACGAAGTTACTTTTCTTTAGATACTTTTCAGCTCTATTGTCACCATTAGATGAGTTGTATTTTTCCATCCAGATAGTTGACTCGTCATAGTTTTCTACTGCTCTTAATGCCTGAGCATATTGAAAGTAATATTCCGAAGGTACATTTTCTTGTTGTACTACCTCTTGTAAATACGGGATGGCATTGGATGGCTCTCTTAATAGAAGGTAGCTGTCAGCAATTCTTCTTTTGGCATAGTCCGCATTGTAATCCTTATCCACCAAGTCTTTATATACTTCAATGGCATCTACAAACGAAAAGTTGTTAAACAAACGATCGGCACGTTGTTGTTTGACCTGCTGAGCTACAAGGGTTGAGCTTGTCATCACCAGGATCAAAAGACATATTTTGTATAGCTTTTTCATGTTGTTACGCATTTAAGTATTAGAAATATCTTGGAGATTTGAGTTTGGATTTAATAAACTTCAACTCATATATCAGGATGATTTCATGAGAACCTGAAGTATAGGGTCTTATATCACCTTTAGGATAATCATAGGCATATCCTATTCGGAATTGATCAGACACTTGAAAATCGGCAATAGCTCCAAAACTGTCAGCGTCATTAAAACGGTAGGCGGCTCCAAGCCATAACTTTTCATTAATTAAGAAGTTGGCTGTAACATCATAACTCGCAGGTGCGCCATTAGTTAATTTGAAGATAGTAGAAGGCTTGAATTTTAGGTTTTTGTTAAGATTGAACACGTAACCACCTGTTAAATAATAACTTACCCTCTCATTAGCCTCGATAAGAACATCAGTGGCATCATGATATTTTTGATTAATAAATCTAGGTGCGGATAGGCCCAAATACCACATGTCTGAGTGGAGATAGATACCTGCACCTAAGTTTGGAGTCCAAGAGTTTATGTTCTCTAGGGTGTTATCCTGTGATACAGTAGCCTGGTCTAAATTGTAGTGACTAAAACCACCTTTTAATCCAAATGCAAGCTCTGTGTTTACACCTGTTCTAATGGTATATGAAAAGTCTCCAAAAATATAGGCGAAATTCTGATCTCCAATTTTATCATTGATTAAAGAAAAACCAAGTCCAACCTTCTCATTACGTAATGGTGAATGAATAGATAGTGTTTGAGTTTGAGGTCCTCCTTCAAAGCCAGCCCATTGGCTTCGGTGTAGTGCAGTGATGTTTAAAGCTTCTCTACTTCCTGCATAAGCCGGGTTGATAGAAATAGTGTTAAACATGTATTGAGTGAATTGTGGCAGCTGTTGTGCCTTCCCTATAAGAGGGAAGGACAAAAGAGCCGCTATTATTGAAATTTGTTTAATCGTGTTCATGGCTAAGGATTATTTGGTTGCAAAATAGATATAACCTGTAATTGGCTTAATTCCGCTATTACGTACATTAATGATGTAGAAGTAGGTTCCAGTAGGAATTTTACCTGCGGCTCCTATTGCTCCAGAAGGTGCTTGTCCATTCCAGTTGTTTTGATAGTTATTAGATTCGAAAATAAAATCTCCCCAACGGTTAAATAGTTTTACATCAAATGTAAATCCACATTCAGGATCAATACCTTCTATTGTAAAGAAATCATTCTGTCCATCGCCATTTGGAGTTACAACTTTGGATATAATAATATCGTCAGCTGTACAAGCAAGAACAACACAATCGTCATTAATTTTTACATTAACCTGAGTACGGCTAGGGCAGTCACTGTCAGTTACTGTATAATAGAATGTGTATTCTCCCAGGGCAATGTTAGCAGGGTCAAGCCAGCTACCATCTCTAAGATTAAAGTTTGCAGGAGTTTCCCAAACACCTCCTTGTTCATATCCTTGCGCAAGAAGAGAGAATAGATTTATTTCAGCATCTTCTATACAGATATCTAATTCATATGGAGTTACTTGGTCATTCAATTGAACTTTAATTGTTTGAGTGAATTCAGTTTCATTACCACATAAGTCAGTAGCCTTCCAAGTACGAATGATGTTATAATCGCTTATTTCATCAGTACGAGTTGAAGTCTCATTGAATGTGACAACTAATTCCTCAGACCCTGTACAGTTATCGTTAAATATAACGGTTGGTACAGCAGGAATTTCTGAACAGCTTACCGTGATTTCTTCATCTAATTCCGTAAGCATGATTGGAGCTGTTATGTCTCTTACTGTAATGGTCTGTACATGTGTTGTAGTATTACCAGCACAGTCTGAAGTTGTCCATGTACGAGTGATAACATAGCTACTACCGCAAGTTTCAGATGTATCCGTTATTTCTTCTGTGAAAGTCACTTCCGTTTCTCCACTACAATTATCTGTTGCAGTCAGCGTAATTGCCTCAGGAACATCATCACATTCTACGGTTAGATTACCAGGTAATTCTTGAGCCGTAAATACTGGTGCTGTGGTATCTTCAACACGTATGTTTTGTGTATGTGTAGCTATATTGCCAGCACAGTCTGTAGCAGTCCATGTACGAACAATTGTATAATTAGTGCTACATACCTCAGTATCATAGGTGATTTCTTCATTGAAATCAACAGTAATAGAGCTATCACATTGTTCAGTAACAGTAAGAACAGCTGCCTCAGGGACTTCATTACATTCTACTGTTAGGTCTCCAGGCAATTCTTCTACAAACACAGGTGCAGTTGTATCCTCAATAGTAAATCGAACTTTTTGAGTCATGGCAACATTATTACATGCATCTGAAGCGGTGAAGGTTACTTCTGCATATTTTACAGTTTCGCACTCACTTACCCAACTTTGCTCAGAATAATCATTACTCCAATTAAAGACACTACACTCATCAGTAGCTGTAGCACCACCATTTGAATTTAACCATTCTTCGA harbors:
- a CDS encoding DUF4252 domain-containing protein; this encodes MATVIKYVTKMLLLVASLLFFSCTSSTSLQEYLVEGAQRSDFISVDLPASILKIDQESLTKEQKEAYKSVKKLNVLILPLKDDNQAVYNEERMRVNEILKSGKYQDLMRINDKHMKGVIKYLGTDEEIDELILFGSSDDKGFALVRVLGKDMKPENMSTLIEALQRSNIDEASLGGLKQFF
- a CDS encoding OmpA family protein; the encoded protein is MKKLYKICLLILVMTSSTLVAQQVKQQRADRLFNNFSFVDAIEVYKDLVDKDYNADYAKRRIADSYLLLREPSNAIPYLQEVVQQENVPSEYYFQYAQALRAVENYDESTIWMEKYNSSNGDNRAEKYLKKSNFVTQVFNAKQQYKIKSVGFNTKYSDFGAIEHNDEIYFVSSRDEGVSTKRLYSWNMQPFLDVYQTSKEATNVDHKSKLKGDVNTQYHDGPVTISRDGNTMYFVRNNYLDGKGKDEEGIVNLKIYRASLVNDQWKNITELPFNSDLYSTAHPSLSRDGKKLYFASDMPGGKGGYDIYVVDVNKDGSVGTPQNLGDVINTPGNEVFPFVNNEDNMFFSSDGHVGLGMLDVFASIKDKEGNFMDVVNIGVPANSSKDDFAFFLNEDGITGYISSNRSGGMGDDDIYAFTRTPLLMLKGTVTDAINNRPIPNAKIQLMESGKEIAYVVTDDKGYYEINIDRNTDYHIVGSQDKYVSDSKDFTSRNLKPTTEEIIVDLVLSPVEDVVKLAELDNIYFDFDKHNIRPDAAAELDKIVNLMNNIYPEMVIRIESHTDARGSLSYNDRLSIDRANSTYEYLISKGISKDRITSVEGFGKRRLTNGCDGSHPCEEQAHQLNRRTEFIVVKMKN
- a CDS encoding PorP/SprF family type IX secretion system membrane protein; translation: MNTIKQISIIAALLSFPLIGKAQQLPQFTQYMFNTISINPAYAGSREALNITALHRSQWAGFEGGPQTQTLSIHSPLRNEKVGLGFSLINDKIGDQNFAYIFGDFSYTIRTGVNTELAFGLKGGFSHYNLDQATVSQDNTLENINSWTPNLGAGIYLHSDMWYLGLSAPRFINQKYHDATDVLIEANERVSYYLTGGYVFNLNKNLKFKPSTIFKLTNGAPASYDVTANFLINEKLWLGAAYRFNDADSFGAIADFQVSDQFRIGYAYDYPKGDIRPYTSGSHEIILIYELKFIKSKLKSPRYF